From Apium graveolens cultivar Ventura chromosome 9, ASM990537v1, whole genome shotgun sequence, the proteins below share one genomic window:
- the LOC141682481 gene encoding thermospermine synthase ACAULIS5 produces MGEAVELLQYSNGFCNMNGHHEINEGLLMMNRESYPVINHESWFEEEIDVDLKWSFALNSVLHRGRSEYQDIVLLDTKRFGKVLVLDGKMQSAEIDEFIYHECLIHPSLLCHPNPKSMFIMGGGEGSAVREALKHKSIEKVVMCDIDEEVVDFCRRHLSANKEAFSSSKLDLVINDAKVGLEESKEKFDIIVGDLADPVEGGPCYQLYTKSFYEKILKPKLNDSGIFVTQAGPAGVFTHKEVFSSIYNTIRQVFKYVMVYTAHVPSFADTWGWVMASDQPLCVDAAIIDKKIQERIKGELDYLNGAMLYSSTILNKTISQSLKNETHVYSEENARFIPGHGVAYCI; encoded by the exons ATGGGAGAAGCTGTTGAGTTGTTGCAGTATTCAAATGGATTCTGCAACATGAATGGGCATCATGAGATTAATGAGGGGTTGTTAATGATGAATCGTGAGAGTTATCCGGTGATTAATCATGAATCTTGGtttgaagaggagattgatgTGGATCTTAAGTGGTCTTTTGCTTTGAACAG TGTGCTGCACAGAGGAAGAAGTGAGTACCAGGACATAGTTCTTCTGGATACAAAGCGCTTTGGGAAG GTTTTGGTGCTGGATGGTAAGATGCAAAGTGCAGAGATTGATGAGTTCATTTATCATGAGTGCTTAATCcatccttccctcttatgtcacCCTAA TCCTAAGAGCATGTTCATCATGGGAGGTGGTGAAGGGTCTGCTGTTAGAGAAGCACTCAAGCACAAATCAATTGAGAAAGTGGTCATGTGTGATATTGATGAG GAAGTTGTTGATTTCTGCCGTAGACATTTAAGTGCAAACAAGGAAGCTTTCTCCAGCAGCAAACTTGATCTTGTGATTAATGATGCCAA GGTTGGCCTAGAGGAAAGTAAAGAAAAATTCGACATAATAGTAGGAGACTTAGCAGATCCAGTTGAAGGAGGGCCTTGTTATCAACTCTACACAAAGTCTTTTTATGAGAAAATCCTGAAGCCTAAGCTTAATGACAGTGGCATTTTTGTTACTCAG GCTGGACCTGCTGGAGTGTTCACCCACAAAGAGGTCTTCTCATCTATATACAACACAATTAGACAGGTCTTCAAAT ATGTAATGGTGTACACAGCACATGTTCCATCTTTCGCGGATACATGGGGCTGGGTTATG GCCTCGGATCAGCCATTATGTGTTGATGCTGCGATTATTGAcaagaaaattcaagaaagaATCAAGGGAGAACTAGACTACTTAAATGGTGCTATGCTCTATTCATCTACCATCCTGAATAAGACCATTTCCCAGTC GCTGAAGAACGAAACTCATGTTTACTCGGAGGAGAATGCGAGATTCATCCCTGGCCATGGAGTGGCATACTGCATTTAA
- the LOC141686712 gene encoding mechanosensitive ion channel protein 10-like, translating to MAAKNGEVSMSESKKSSEVVVMISGQEKDVKNSPRRVSGDSHFDAVKFAAVGISSPEIARYAPSPNRPPRIPTSEATTPRKSLARSVYSKPRSRFGEQPIHVDSYMLEEDSSFMQGYLKSNGNSPLRNMSAQASPVTRAASTHTSFKEMNRASSINTPRTPLMASPGGVGGVDEDEEIYKKVSNRNKLKYKRVKIKVLIEWIVFLVFLGNLISCLTIDSLKHKTFWGLEVWKWSLLVMVTFSGMLFTNWVMHVVVLVIELNFLFKKKVLYFVHSLKKSARVCLWLTLILITWLSLFNNGVDRSATATRVLDYITWTIVSLLICSFLWLFKTLLLKLLASSFHVNAFFDRVQESIFHQYVLQVLSGLPLLESAGMLGRTNSSSHFSFRSTKKGKSSKEGNKKAVIDMNKLYQMKQEKVSAWTMKLLVDVISNSGLSTISSSLDESDYYGNNEQVDKEITNEMEAIAAAYHIYRNVAQPGSKYIDEQDLRRFMLREEVDFVFPLIDVAETGQVDRKALTEWVVKVYNGRKALAHALNDTKTAVNQLNTLVTVLLIVIITLVWLLLVEIATTKVLLFLSSQLVAAAFLFGNTCKTIFEAIIFVFVMHPFDVGDRCVIDGVQMIVEEMNILTTVFLRYDMEKIYYPNSVLATKPISNFYRSPDMGDSLEFSIDFRTPVEKIGSLKDKVKKYLERTPQYWYPNHNMVVKEIENVNKIKMALFFNHTMNFQDYAEKNRRRSELVIEMKKIFDDLSIKYNLLSQEVQVVKSDAAR from the exons ATGGCTGCAAAAAATGGGGAAGTTAGTATGAGTGAGAGCAAGAAGAGTAGTGAAGTAGTTGTCATGATCTCTGGCCAAGAAAAAGATGTGAAGAACTCACCTCGTCGAGTTTCGGGTGATTCCCATTTTGATGCTGTGAAGTTTGCAGCAGTGGGGATTTCATCCCCTGAGATTGCTAGATATGCTCCAAGTCCCAACAGGCCTCCAAGAATTCCCACAAGTGAAGCAACTACACCGCGTAAATCGCTTGCCAGGTCAGTGTACTCAAAACCCCGGTCAAGATTTGGTGAACAGCCTATTCATGTCGATTCTTATATGCTAGAAGAAGATAGCTCGTTTATGCAAGGGTATTTAAAATCTAATGGTAACTCGCCTCTTAGAAATATGTCTGCTCAGGCCTCGCCTGTTACTAGAGCTGCTTCCACTCATACTTCATTTAAAGAAATGAATAGGGCTTCTTCGATCAATACTCCAAGGACGCCTTTGATGGCGTCTCCTGGAGGTGTTGGAGGAGTAGATGAGGATGAAGAGATTTATAAGAAAGTGAGTAATCGAAATAAGTTGAAGTATAAGAGGGTGAAAATTAAGGTTTTGATAGAATGGATAGTGTTTTTAGTGTTTTTGGGAAACTTGATTTCATGCTTGACTATTGATAGTTTGAAGCATAAGACATTTTGGGGCTTGGAGGTGTGGAAATGGTCTTTGCTTGTGATGGTTACTTTTTCTGGTATGTTATTTACTAATTGGGTAATGCATGTTGTGGTGTTGGTGATTGAATTGAACTTTTTGTTTAAGAAGAAAGTTTTATATTTCGTTCACAGTTTAAAGAAGAGTGCTCGGGTCTGTCTTTGGTTGACGCTGATTCTTATAACCTGGCTTTCGTTGTTCAACAATGGCGTCGATCGATCAGCCACTGCCACACGGGTTTTAGATTATATTACCTGGACAATTGTCTCTCTGCTCATTTGTTCATTCTTGTGGCTCTTCAAGACCTTGCTTCTCAAGTTGTTGGCTTCGTCCTTCCATGTAAACGCGTTCTTTGATAGAGTTCAAGAATCAATCTTCCATCAGTATGTTCTCCAGGTCCTATCTGGTCTTCCACTTCTGGAGTCAGCTGGGATGCTAGGAAGAACAAATAGTTCCAGTCATTTTAGTTTCCGGAGCACAAAGAAAGGTAAATCCTCAAAAGAAGGGAACAAAAAAGCTGTGATTGACATGAACAAGCTGTACCAGATGAAGCAAGAAAAAGTTTCTGCCTGGACGATGAAGCTGTTAGTGGACGTAATATCTAATTCAGGGTTGTCCACCATTTCCAGTTCCCTGGATGAAAGTGATTACTATGGCAACAATGAACAGGTTGATAAGGAGATAACTAATGAGATGGAAGCAATTGCAGCTGCCTATCACATATACAGGAATGTGGCTCAGCCTGGTTCCAA GTACATTGATGAACAAGACCTGCGGAGATTCATGCTTAGGGAGGAGGTCGATTTTGTGTTTCCACTGATAGATGTTGCTGAGACGGGACAGGTAGACAGGAAAGCTTTAACAGAATGGGTG GTGAAGGTTTATAATGGTCGAAAAGCTCTAGCTCACGCATTAAACGACACTAAAACAGCTGTAAACCAATTAAATACCCTTGTTACGGTGCTGTTAATTGTAATCATTACTCTAGTCTGGCTACTTCTGGTGGAAATCGCGACAACAAAAGTACTACTCTTTCTTTCATCACAGCTTGTTGCAGCAGCCTTTTTGTTTGGTAACACTTGCAAAACTATATTTGAAGCTATCATATTTGTATTTGTGATGCATCCATTTGATGTCGGTGATCGCTGTGTCATAGATGGAGTACAG ATGATAGTCGAAGAAATGAACATTTTAACGACTGTGTTTTTGAGATATGACATGGAGAAGATATACTATCCAAATTCGGTCTTAGCTACTAAGCCGATCAGCAATTTCTACAGAAGCCCGGATATGGGAGATTCACTGGAGTTCTCTATTGACTTCAGAACACCAGTAGAGAAGATTGGGTCTTTGAAGGATAAAGTTAAAAA GTATTTAGAGAGAACTCCCCAGTACTGGTATCCCAACCACAATATGGTGGTGAAGGAGATTGAGAATGTGAACAAGATAAAGATGGCACTCTTTTTCAATCATACAATGAACTTCCAAGATTATGCGGAGAAGAACAGGCGAAGATCCGAACTGGTCATAGAAATGAAGAAGATATTTGATGACCTGAGCATCAAATATAATCTACTTTCACAGGAAGTTCAAGTTGTGAAGTCAGATGCAGCCAGATGA